The proteins below are encoded in one region of Maribacter aestuarii:
- a CDS encoding sulfatase family protein, whose translation MRTTKYSLISIKFLILLLLGLFPSLKAQENQRKSPNFIIIFADDLGYGDLGVFGNPSINTPHLDRMAFEGQKWTNFYAAASVCTPSRAALLTGRLPVRSGMASNETRVLFPNSKNGLPSYEITLAEQLKKAGYTTAAIGKWHLGHKEEFLPTNNGFDSYFGIPYSNDMDRVDNTMDYWEFWRQPDDSIKTEYFNVPLLRDTKIIERPANQNTITKRYSEEAVNFVNNINEDPFFLYLAHNLPHIPLFASKDFLGKSKRGLYGDVVEEIDNGVGRIITALREQGLEENTIIVFTSDNGPWLPFENNGGSAGPLRAGKGTTWEGGVREPTIFWGPGLIQKGVVQDLGSTMDIFSTFSQLAGVAVPSDRIIDGIDLSETLLNGMPSTRKSVLYYRGTNLFAARLGDFKAHFITQGAYGAFGEREVHEPPLLFNLAFDAGEHFNIADKHPAIISEIRELVKEHQKNLVKGKDQLVDRE comes from the coding sequence ATGAGGACTACAAAATATTCTCTTATATCAATAAAATTTTTAATCCTGCTCCTCTTAGGGCTATTTCCGTCGTTAAAAGCTCAAGAAAATCAAAGAAAGTCACCCAATTTCATAATTATTTTTGCCGATGATTTAGGCTATGGTGACCTGGGGGTTTTTGGTAATCCATCCATAAATACTCCTCATTTGGACAGAATGGCTTTTGAGGGCCAAAAATGGACCAACTTTTATGCTGCGGCAAGTGTGTGTACGCCTAGTAGAGCTGCGCTTTTAACAGGTAGGTTGCCGGTGAGGAGCGGCATGGCAAGTAATGAGACCCGAGTGCTTTTCCCCAACTCAAAAAATGGTCTGCCCAGTTATGAAATAACACTTGCCGAACAATTAAAAAAAGCAGGGTATACGACTGCGGCAATTGGTAAATGGCACTTGGGACACAAAGAAGAGTTTTTACCTACCAACAACGGTTTTGACTCCTACTTTGGTATACCCTATTCCAATGACATGGATAGAGTTGATAATACTATGGATTATTGGGAATTTTGGAGGCAACCGGATGACTCCATCAAAACTGAATACTTTAATGTTCCATTACTAAGGGATACTAAAATCATTGAACGCCCTGCAAATCAAAATACTATTACCAAGAGATATTCTGAAGAGGCGGTAAATTTTGTCAACAACATAAATGAGGACCCCTTCTTTTTATATTTAGCCCATAACTTACCACATATACCGCTTTTTGCCTCCAAAGACTTCTTAGGAAAAAGCAAACGTGGTCTTTATGGTGATGTTGTAGAGGAAATAGACAACGGCGTTGGTAGAATAATTACGGCCCTCAGAGAACAAGGACTTGAAGAAAATACGATTATAGTTTTTACTTCTGACAATGGGCCATGGTTGCCCTTTGAAAATAATGGAGGAAGTGCTGGACCATTACGGGCTGGAAAAGGTACCACTTGGGAAGGCGGTGTGCGTGAGCCAACCATATTTTGGGGTCCTGGTCTTATTCAAAAGGGCGTGGTTCAGGATTTAGGTAGTACTATGGATATTTTTTCGACATTCAGCCAACTGGCGGGAGTGGCCGTTCCGAGTGACCGTATTATAGATGGCATTGATTTGAGCGAGACACTATTAAATGGAATGCCCAGTACCAGAAAAAGTGTACTTTATTATAGAGGTACAAATCTTTTTGCAGCACGTCTTGGAGATTTTAAAGCCCATTTTATTACCCAAGGAGCATATGGAGCGTTTGGTGAACGAGAAGTTCACGAGCCTCCCCTTTTATTCAATCTTGCCTTTGATGCCGGAGAGCATTTTAATATAGCCGATAAACATCCAGCTATTATTTCAGAAATCAGAGAGCTCGTGAAGGAACATCAAAAAAATCTCGTGAAAGGAAAAGATCAACTCGTTGATAGGGAATAA
- a CDS encoding ferritin-like domain-containing protein translates to MKYSEKISNKLNDLLTRTYDAEKGYKLAQEKIDNPSIKKFLGDKIQQRYNFGHELKDEITKFGELPEKGGSLKGDIHRTWMNLTSSISSDDTERILEEVERGEKASLDEYNEILSDEDMILAPSTESLLVKQRDAIKKALNAAKRYEEAVS, encoded by the coding sequence ATGAAGTATTCAGAAAAAATTTCAAACAAATTAAACGATTTATTAACACGTACATATGACGCCGAGAAAGGATATAAGTTGGCACAAGAAAAGATAGACAATCCATCCATAAAAAAATTCTTAGGCGATAAAATTCAGCAACGATACAATTTTGGACATGAATTGAAGGATGAAATAACCAAATTTGGAGAATTACCAGAAAAAGGTGGAAGTCTGAAGGGAGACATTCATAGAACATGGATGAATTTAACATCCTCAATATCTAGTGATGATACCGAAAGAATATTGGAAGAAGTTGAACGCGGCGAGAAGGCAAGTCTAGACGAATATAATGAGATATTAAGTGATGAGGATATGATACTCGCGCCATCTACCGAGAGTTTATTGGTAAAGCAAAGAGATGCGATTAAAAAAGCACTGAATGCTGCTAAAAGGTACGAAGAAGCGGTATCCTAA
- a CDS encoding 30S ribosomal protein S16, whose amino-acid sequence MPVKIRLQRHGKKGKPFYWVVAADARAKRDGKFLEKLGIYNPNTNPATIELNIDNSVQWLQNGAQPTDTARAILSYKGVLLKHHLLGGLRKGALTEEQVEEKFNAWLAEKEASVAAKVGGLDKEKAEARAKALEAEKEVNAKREAEAAAAALPETPEGVSAEEEVEALEEAPTPEAIVETPETPQPDLDNADTTPVAPIVEEEVIEANEEMKEAPSVEEVMEKSDEEVKPAKTGEEE is encoded by the coding sequence ATGCCAGTTAAAATTAGATTACAAAGACACGGGAAGAAAGGAAAGCCATTCTATTGGGTAGTAGCAGCGGATGCACGCGCAAAAAGAGATGGTAAATTTTTGGAGAAATTAGGAATCTACAACCCTAATACCAATCCAGCAACTATTGAATTAAATATTGATAATTCTGTACAATGGTTGCAAAATGGGGCACAACCTACTGATACGGCCAGAGCCATTTTATCATATAAAGGGGTGTTGTTAAAACACCATTTATTGGGTGGACTTCGAAAAGGAGCGCTAACCGAAGAGCAAGTGGAAGAGAAATTCAATGCTTGGCTAGCCGAGAAAGAAGCATCTGTAGCTGCTAAAGTTGGCGGACTAGACAAGGAAAAAGCTGAGGCTAGGGCCAAAGCTCTGGAGGCAGAGAAAGAAGTAAATGCAAAACGTGAGGCGGAAGCCGCTGCCGCTGCGTTACCTGAAACTCCCGAAGGCGTAAGTGCCGAGGAAGAAGTAGAGGCTTTAGAAGAAGCCCCTACTCCTGAAGCAATCGTGGAAACACCAGAAACTCCGCAACCGGACTTAGATAATGCTGATACAACACCTGTAGCTCCAATAGTTGAGGAAGAGGTTATTGAGGCCAATGAAGAAATGAAGGAAGCACCTTCTGTTGAAGAAGTGATGGAGAAGAGCGATGAAGAAGTGAAGCCTGCTAAGACCGGGGAGGAAGAATAA
- the rimM gene encoding ribosome maturation factor RimM (Essential for efficient processing of 16S rRNA), whose product MRKEDCFYLGKIVSKYSFKGEVLVKLDTDDPEVYENMESVFVSLGNNLVPFFIDRCRLHKSNLLRIDFEEVKTESDADRIMGSSLYLPLNMLPTLSGNKFYFHEVIGFTVMDEVHGDIGIIQSVNDSTAQALFEVLKGDKQLLIPINDEIIRKVDRETKIVHVATPPGLVELYLE is encoded by the coding sequence ATGCGAAAGGAAGATTGTTTCTACCTAGGTAAAATCGTTTCAAAATATAGTTTCAAGGGAGAAGTTCTTGTTAAATTAGATACGGACGATCCTGAAGTTTACGAAAATATGGAATCAGTATTTGTTTCTTTAGGAAACAACCTGGTTCCATTTTTTATTGATAGATGTCGGTTGCACAAATCCAATTTACTGCGTATTGACTTTGAAGAAGTGAAAACCGAATCGGACGCAGACCGCATAATGGGTTCATCACTATATCTACCGCTAAATATGTTGCCAACACTTTCCGGTAACAAATTCTATTTTCATGAGGTTATCGGTTTTACTGTAATGGATGAGGTGCATGGAGATATTGGAATTATTCAAAGCGTAAACGATAGTACGGCACAAGCCCTTTTTGAAGTCTTAAAAGGAGACAAGCAATTGCTTATCCCTATTAATGATGAAATAATAAGAAAAGTTGACCGCGAAACAAAGATTGTTCACGTCGCTACTCCTCCAGGACTGGTTGAGCTCTATTTGGAATAA
- a CDS encoding sulfatase family protein translates to MNRILVLLGFILLIGCTDSKKQKDGEEEQRPPNIVLIFTDDQGYADVGVYGADDIATPNLDRMAEEGTMFTNYYAAQAVCSASRAGILTGCYPNRIGIHNALGPGNKNGINDSELTLAEMLKQHGYKTGIFGKWHLGHHEKFLPTRHGFDEWFGIPYSNDMWPYHPQQGTIFNFPDLPLYENETVIDTLIEQSQLTTQITELSVDFINRNKEKPFFLYVPHPQPHVPLFVSDKFKGKSERGLYGDVILEIDWSVGEIIKALKSNGLEENTIVIFTSDNGPWLSYGNHAGSAFPLREGKGTAWEGGQREPFLVKYPGVVPSGKVSDTPLMAIDILPTIADATGSKLSDNKIDGKSAWKLFKGETAESPQEAYFFYYRVNELFGVRYGNWKLYFPHTYRTMEGQEPGKDGLPGDYKMVEMDEIELYDVVNDKSETNNVAAENPEVVEKIQLLANDIRFRLGDSLLELEGTENREPGMVD, encoded by the coding sequence TTGAACAGGATTTTAGTATTACTGGGGTTTATCCTATTAATTGGATGTACAGATTCAAAAAAACAAAAAGATGGTGAAGAAGAGCAAAGACCGCCTAATATCGTACTAATCTTTACGGATGATCAAGGTTATGCGGACGTTGGTGTTTATGGAGCCGACGATATTGCTACACCGAACTTGGACCGTATGGCTGAGGAAGGAACAATGTTTACCAACTATTATGCGGCCCAAGCCGTTTGTTCGGCATCAAGGGCTGGAATTTTAACGGGATGCTACCCTAATCGAATTGGTATCCATAATGCCCTTGGACCAGGGAATAAGAACGGTATTAACGATTCTGAACTAACCCTAGCAGAAATGCTAAAGCAGCATGGTTATAAAACGGGCATATTTGGTAAATGGCATTTGGGTCACCATGAGAAATTTCTTCCCACGCGTCATGGTTTTGATGAATGGTTCGGAATTCCCTATTCCAACGATATGTGGCCATATCACCCACAACAGGGAACTATTTTTAATTTTCCCGATTTACCCTTGTACGAAAATGAAACTGTGATTGATACTTTGATAGAGCAGTCTCAATTGACTACCCAGATTACAGAGCTTAGTGTGGATTTCATCAACCGGAACAAGGAAAAACCTTTTTTCTTGTACGTGCCCCATCCACAGCCCCACGTGCCGTTATTTGTTTCTGATAAATTTAAGGGCAAATCCGAAAGAGGTCTTTATGGCGATGTGATTTTGGAAATTGATTGGTCTGTCGGGGAGATAATAAAAGCTTTAAAGTCCAACGGGTTGGAAGAAAATACGATAGTGATTTTCACCTCAGATAATGGTCCTTGGTTGTCTTACGGAAACCATGCAGGCAGTGCATTCCCACTGCGTGAAGGAAAGGGAACGGCATGGGAGGGAGGGCAAAGAGAACCGTTTTTAGTTAAATATCCAGGTGTTGTCCCCTCAGGCAAAGTGAGTGATACGCCACTTATGGCTATTGATATTCTACCCACAATCGCCGATGCAACGGGTTCAAAACTTTCTGATAATAAGATTGATGGGAAAAGCGCTTGGAAGTTGTTTAAAGGGGAAACAGCGGAAAGTCCACAAGAGGCTTATTTCTTTTATTACAGGGTAAACGAACTTTTTGGGGTTCGTTATGGCAACTGGAAATTATACTTTCCGCACACCTATAGAACTATGGAAGGGCAAGAGCCTGGTAAAGATGGTCTACCTGGGGATTACAAAATGGTTGAAATGGACGAGATTGAGCTTTATGATGTAGTCAATGACAAAAGTGAAACAAACAATGTGGCCGCAGAAAACCCAGAGGTGGTTGAGAAAATACAGTTATTGGCAAACGACATCCGGTTTCGTTTAGGGGATTCCCTATTGGAGTTAGAGGGGACCGAAAACAGGGAACCGGGAATGGTGGATTGA